In Pontibacillus halophilus JSM 076056 = DSM 19796, the sequence AAAATAAATAAGCGCGCAATACAATTTCTTTTGAAAGAGTTTTGCGCGCTTATTATGTACACCTTAGCCAACAAGGAATATAACAATCCCTAACCCTATCATCGTTAGCGACATTCCTATAACTGCTAGATCTAATTTCTTTTTAGTAGACATATTTAACATAATTATCTCTCCTTAAGGTAACTATGTCTTTTAGAAAATCATCATCAATCATCATCTCGTAATTATTGTAATACTATTAAAACCAAAAGTAAAGAATTGATTATTTATTCTTCAATGCCGAACTCTCTCTTATATTCTTCCTCATAATGTTCTTCCATGTAGGATTCTATAAAATGGTCCCTCTTGCTAATATCTTCTTTTTTAAATAAGACTCCAGTAAAACGTTCACCTTCTGGCTTTTTAAGCCATTCTCCCAGAGCTTTCTTCCGTAGCTTTTGTTCAATTTTCTTTAATGCCAAGGTTTCATTAAGGCGGTTTTGCCTTTCCTCAATTTTATTTGTGGCCTTCTGTTCTTCGCCTGGTAGTAATGTTGTAAGTCTATCAAGCTTCTCGTCTATCAAAGAAGACATGTCTCTATATAAGTTGCCATTCTCTTTTTGCACTGCTGCTATAGTGTTTGCGATGACTTCTTTTTGTAGTTCATTAACATCCACTAACTCGTTGCTTTCTTTATCGTTATCATCGTGTGGAAATGGACGCACATCAAATTTTAGCGGGATCTGTTCAAATAGTGGTTGTAAAGGTAACTTTCTATCCCTCCCCTGTTTAATGTAAACAGCTATCTCCAAATCCCTTTCATCATATAAACGTTTCCCTTGTGACCTTAGTACATAATGAATGCCTTGTTTTTCAAGAGTAACGAACCATCTGTCTACAGAAACGTAATGTATTTCATCACCACACACTTCAGAGACTTTACTGGCAAAGTCTGTTATACGCCAATAAGAACCTTCTGTCTCGTCAAAACCTTCATAAGTCAATGTGCAAGTCCTCCTTCTCCTGAATCTATCTACTTTATTTATAAATGATAGAACAACATTAAGCAATCAATATAAGAATGTGAAATAATTGTTAATTAACGGATTCTTACTGGTCGCGCTGCTAGATTATTGTTAAACACATAAGTCGAAAGTTGACGTTTTCGGATAACTTAGTAATAGGATAACGAATAACAATAAACAAACAAAGTTAATTAACTATTTGTGATATCTTCTTATTAGTATAATGATAGGTTATCTTTGCATTTTTAATAATAGATTATCTGCTATTAATAGAATAACAATTGCGAAGCAATCATATAATATATAACTCATATATAACCCGCATATAACCCATATACAGGTAGTTTGTTGCTAATATATTTATGTTGTGGTAATATAAGGGCAGTTAGTTGGACAGAGGAGGAATTTAGTGTGAAAAAAGAAATTACTTATAAAGTTAGAGCTAGTGAGGATATGGGTAACTCAGAACAGGTGTTGCGTTTAGCTATAGGAGATCATGTAGAGGAAGTGCGACAACCTAATGTGTTTGGCATTGAATTTTCTTTCGATACGGTAGGGGATAAACCAGATGATGTGTTGATTAACAATTTGATGGATGACTTGTTTATTAGTTTAAATTCACCTGCAGTTCGCATGTCTAAGAATTACTACATAGGAAAAGCAGCGTTAGAACATAGCGAAGTGGTTAATAGTATGAGGGCTGGAAAAGTGCTTAAATCTAAATCCGACATTCCTGTTGTAAACACGCTGGGGGTTTTGGCTGCAAAAGGAGTCCAAAGAGCCTTTGATCAAAATAAAGAAATACCGACGACAGTTAATCTTGAAGTAGATTTCGTAACTGCATTGCCCGTTACAGAGTATAAGAAAGATGGGGCAAAAGAGAAATTAAGAGATAAGTTCATGAATGGTCCACACGAAGTAATAGTTTATGTAGGTGTTCATAAAGTTACTGTTAACATCAACTTTGAATATGTGTTTGTAAGTCCGGAAGGTACTGCTGCTATCTTCTCGGTCGCGGGCAACAAAGATAGAACGAAAGATATCGTAGCTCAATTTACGAAAGAGTACGATATAGATACGAATAAAGCTCTTTCTTTAGTTAAAAAGGGTAAGATATTGCATGTTGATATTGGAGAAGGGACAACTGAACTACCAATTACAGAAGGTCATGAATTTGATGACAAGAAAGCTATGGGTATTAACGTTGGTATTGCTATGGCCATTAATCAGGCATTAGGTGAATTCAAGGAACAATCAGGTTTCCCAAATATATCTCGTCAAAAGTATAGTGAGTATTTGAAACATCCTAAAAAGTATCCTGAGTATCATAAAGAAGCTCTAAGTTATATTAGACAGTCCGTTGCAGCTCCAATTCAGTCTGTTTTTGACGCAGTAACAGAGCAATTGGATAGAGTTTATAATGAAGTGGATGTTGTAATGGTGTACGGAGGTGGTTCCGTATTGATGAAGGAGTACCTATACGACATGTTAAAAGAGGAATTGGAAGATCGTAAAAATGGAAGTATTAAACTTCTATGGGTTCCTACAGAATATGCAACTACAATGAATATTGATGGCTTGGACATGTTGTTTAAAAACGGTATCTACGACCAATTGAAGAAGAGACAAATGCAAGGTTCTAAATAATAACAATTTCTAAGAGGGGCCTCTGACCCCTCTTAATTCAATATAAATTGAAAAGTGAAGGGGTGACTCCTATATGGCAAAGAGAAAACCTGAAAAAAAAGCTGGAGATACTCACTTGTTTTATCTTAGTGATAACCCAGTTGTAATCGACTTCATAAATGCACAATCTAATGTTAACGAAGGTATTAGATTAGCAATAGAGATGTTTGTTGAGCAATTTGGAGAAATTGATGTTCAAAGCTCTGTACCTTCAGGAAGAAATCCCGAAAGACCAAGTGATGTAATACCTTTTTTAGAAATGGCTAATAAAGTGAAGTCTGCTAAAGCTACCAAGCCTTACAATGCTCCAAGTGCTAATGTACACCGTGAAGAAGTGATTGATTCAAATGCTAACAAAGTGATAAGCAAGCCGGCTGAAAACAGTGAGGTAACAAACCGGTTAAATTATCAAAAAACCACCTCTAATAATGGTGCTCAACAACACAGTGGTGAAGACGGTGTTGATAAAGTTGAAAGCGGGGAGCAGAGCGGGGGCATGGAAGAACTTCCACAAGAACTACCGAGTGAATCTATTGAAAAGAATGGACCTAACGCTTTGGAAGAAGAGTTAGCAGAGCATCATGAAAATACGGATATAAACAATAATGAGCACCAATTTATTAATGATAAATCAGATGAAGATGGCGAAGAAGATGGTGAAGGTTTACCTAGCTGGATGTTTAGTAGTTAAGACCGGTAGGGGAACTTAATTAATGTTTTTTGAAGTAGAAAAGCCCAGAGCATATTATTTGCTTTGGGCTTTTTGTGTTAAGTTGATATTTGTTATGATACTGCAATGCAAGTCGGATTAAATTAACTATTCAATGAGC encodes:
- a CDS encoding ParM/StbA family protein, with product MKKEITYKVRASEDMGNSEQVLRLAIGDHVEEVRQPNVFGIEFSFDTVGDKPDDVLINNLMDDLFISLNSPAVRMSKNYYIGKAALEHSEVVNSMRAGKVLKSKSDIPVVNTLGVLAAKGVQRAFDQNKEIPTTVNLEVDFVTALPVTEYKKDGAKEKLRDKFMNGPHEVIVYVGVHKVTVNINFEYVFVSPEGTAAIFSVAGNKDRTKDIVAQFTKEYDIDTNKALSLVKKGKILHVDIGEGTTELPITEGHEFDDKKAMGINVGIAMAINQALGEFKEQSGFPNISRQKYSEYLKHPKKYPEYHKEALSYIRQSVAAPIQSVFDAVTEQLDRVYNEVDVVMVYGGGSVLMKEYLYDMLKEELEDRKNGSIKLLWVPTEYATTMNIDGLDMLFKNGIYDQLKKRQMQGSK